One genomic segment of Mangifera indica cultivar Alphonso chromosome 6, CATAS_Mindica_2.1, whole genome shotgun sequence includes these proteins:
- the LOC123218190 gene encoding uncharacterized protein LOC123218190 gives MAWSATMFGALLGLGTQMYSNALRKLPYMRHPWEHVLGMGLGAVFVNQLLKWEAQVEKDLDKMLEKAKAANERRYFDEDNE, from the exons ATGGCGTGGAGTGCGACGATGTTTGGAGCACTACTGGGATTGGGGACCCAGATGTACTCTAATGCCCTTCGTAAACTCCCCTACATGAGGC ATCCTTGGGAGCACGTGTTGGGTATGGGACTGGGGGCTGTGTTTGTGAACCAGTTGTTAAAATGGGAAGCTCAGGTTGAGAAAGACCTCGATAAGATGCTGGAAAAGGCCAAGGCTGCCAATGAACGTCGTTACTtcg ATGAAGACAATGAATAG